In a single window of the Luteolibacter yonseiensis genome:
- a CDS encoding c-type cytochrome, translating into MLEKTNGVWSRVCAVLLAVVSTAVGAGPFFDPSLPLYCSPIRTEENGVVARGLLIRLGAREWVAFDQDLLRPVLWFAPPAATPPLSLETMSQASWDEPTRRGTVNPPEPTGKGTSLAPALPGVGRTVEEVMTDPRPVYGDDAGRGGLEESGRRFLGYRLAGEQAVISYESNGVVIEEWFEKSGDGLIRHLAAGPGPELVFLVAGGNFTVKPTAQEASSGKLHVASNHAGLTFKAEEGKLIARLAAGKSGRRVSYVYGSKRIAAPAGTPPVPTASTGRWLKPVETRFRKEAGSGPGWALDRLPLPTENPWKRRVRPADIAFLSPDAAVMVTFEGDVWRLGLGGDRARWTRIAGGLSEPLSIGQVGGVVQVFTRNGIVRLKDLNGDGETDFYENHSSLIHQTVGSRGYPLDMEVDQTGRTWASIGGIMTDDRSITGKIPDNPHSGAILEISPDGRKLDVVSTRAREPFFARDPVTGHIVMSEQQGHWVPSSGSFPVMPGSHFGYGGGKRKVSPPAVWIPHDQDNSSSSPLWLRGTGFRAWEGGVMQLSYGTGRLFLVRHAGTWPSVEGAVIPLDIDTEIPLLHGNVHPTDGSIWFAGFRIYDSQVRELEGLARLRATEGPFSEPINAFAVKEGVILKFNGELDEVSPELARAKEWQYRRSGGYGSPRLKRDGSEGVDPVATGGTFLSKDRKSVFVHIPGLKPTMQLELSHGFQVKGLKSAMRPVYFTVTAPPAADWTKLGFEPPALDDSLATVRDAPKDETPPSAGRGRELATRYGCLACHSVEETNGGHSGPTWKKLYGSERRFTDGTRRTADDAYLRDAILEPAKNIVEGYALGMGSYSGVLSEPELESILLWIKELK; encoded by the coding sequence ATGCTTGAGAAAACGAACGGAGTTTGGTCACGGGTTTGCGCGGTTCTGTTGGCGGTTGTTTCAACCGCGGTCGGAGCGGGGCCGTTTTTCGATCCCTCGCTGCCATTATACTGCAGCCCCATACGGACAGAGGAAAATGGAGTGGTCGCCCGAGGATTGCTGATCCGGCTCGGAGCGCGGGAATGGGTGGCCTTCGACCAGGACCTTCTGCGCCCCGTGCTATGGTTCGCCCCGCCGGCGGCCACCCCTCCCCTTTCATTGGAAACGATGTCCCAGGCATCGTGGGACGAACCGACGCGGAGAGGCACCGTCAATCCGCCGGAACCCACCGGAAAAGGAACCAGCCTCGCTCCCGCGCTGCCAGGGGTGGGAAGGACTGTGGAGGAGGTCATGACGGATCCGAGACCGGTCTACGGAGACGACGCCGGACGGGGAGGACTTGAGGAGAGCGGAAGAAGGTTCCTCGGCTACCGGCTCGCTGGGGAACAGGCGGTGATTTCCTATGAATCCAACGGGGTCGTGATTGAAGAGTGGTTTGAAAAAAGCGGCGACGGTCTGATCCGCCATCTCGCCGCAGGACCGGGACCGGAGCTGGTGTTTCTCGTCGCGGGCGGGAACTTCACCGTGAAGCCCACGGCTCAGGAGGCCTCATCCGGGAAGCTGCATGTGGCGTCCAACCACGCGGGCCTGACGTTCAAGGCGGAGGAGGGCAAGCTGATCGCCAGACTGGCGGCGGGAAAATCCGGGCGGCGCGTCAGCTACGTTTACGGCAGCAAACGGATCGCCGCGCCGGCCGGCACGCCGCCTGTTCCGACAGCCTCCACGGGAAGGTGGCTGAAACCTGTGGAGACCCGTTTCCGCAAGGAGGCCGGCAGCGGCCCGGGCTGGGCGTTGGACCGCCTGCCGCTGCCCACCGAAAACCCGTGGAAACGCCGGGTCCGTCCGGCGGACATCGCATTCCTCTCTCCGGATGCCGCGGTGATGGTGACATTCGAGGGCGATGTGTGGCGTCTCGGGCTCGGCGGGGACCGCGCGCGCTGGACGCGGATCGCGGGAGGGTTGAGCGAACCCTTGTCCATCGGCCAGGTCGGGGGCGTGGTGCAGGTCTTCACCCGGAACGGCATCGTCCGCCTGAAGGACCTGAACGGCGACGGCGAAACGGATTTCTACGAGAATCATAGTAGTTTGATCCACCAGACCGTGGGATCGCGCGGATACCCGCTGGACATGGAGGTGGACCAGACAGGGCGGACGTGGGCTTCGATCGGCGGCATCATGACCGACGACCGCTCGATCACCGGCAAGATTCCCGACAACCCCCACTCCGGAGCGATTCTGGAAATCTCACCGGACGGCAGGAAACTGGACGTCGTCTCCACCCGGGCGCGGGAACCTTTTTTCGCCCGCGACCCGGTCACCGGGCACATCGTGATGTCGGAACAGCAGGGTCACTGGGTTCCCTCGTCCGGATCATTTCCCGTGATGCCCGGATCCCACTTCGGCTATGGCGGCGGCAAACGGAAGGTATCTCCTCCGGCGGTGTGGATCCCGCACGACCAGGACAACTCATCGTCATCCCCGCTCTGGCTGCGCGGCACCGGGTTCCGCGCGTGGGAGGGTGGCGTCATGCAGCTTTCCTACGGGACAGGCCGCCTGTTCCTGGTGCGGCACGCAGGGACCTGGCCTTCGGTCGAGGGCGCGGTGATCCCCTTGGACATCGACACGGAAATCCCGCTGCTCCATGGCAATGTCCATCCGACCGATGGTTCGATCTGGTTCGCGGGATTCCGTATTTACGATTCGCAGGTCAGGGAACTCGAAGGCCTGGCGAGGCTGCGGGCGACGGAAGGGCCGTTTTCCGAGCCGATCAATGCCTTTGCCGTGAAGGAAGGAGTGATCCTGAAATTCAACGGCGAGCTGGACGAGGTTTCACCGGAACTCGCCCGGGCGAAGGAGTGGCAATACCGCCGCAGCGGCGGTTATGGCTCCCCGCGCCTGAAACGCGATGGCTCGGAAGGAGTGGATCCCGTCGCCACCGGTGGGACGTTCCTTTCCAAGGACAGGAAAAGTGTCTTCGTGCATATCCCCGGCTTGAAGCCGACGATGCAGTTGGAACTTTCGCACGGCTTCCAGGTGAAGGGCCTGAAGTCGGCGATGCGTCCTGTTTATTTCACGGTCACGGCACCGCCTGCCGCGGATTGGACGAAATTGGGATTCGAGCCGCCCGCATTGGATGACTCTCTGGCAACGGTCCGGGACGCGCCCAAGGATGAAACCCCGCCAAGCGCCGGACGTGGCCGGGAACTCGCCACCCGTTACGGATGCCTTGCCTGCCACTCTGTGGAGGAGACCAACGGGGGACACAGCGGCCCGACATGGAAAAAACTCTACGGATCGGAGCGACGCTTCACCGACGGCACCCGCCGGACCGCCGATGACGCTTACCTGCGGGACGCCATCCTCGAACCCGCCAAAAACATCGTCGAGGGCTACGCTCTCGGAATGGGAAGTTACTCCGGGGTGCTCAGCGAGCCGGAACTGGAAAGCATCCTGCTCTGGATCAAGGAACTGAAATAG
- a CDS encoding RtcB family protein produces MKTKDLRLLGVPDGEPMQHAQDFIRRYMAEGHEGRRLGEEIFQIVADPSGYFQDPLRAPLARSVYRPAYTPRAELAPWRQWGDDLEADAVRQMANSCALPVAVAGALMSDAHPGYGLPIGGVLATENAVIPYAVGVDIACRMKLTVYDRKAGVIAGQRDRLANIIESETRFGIGCTFKDRRNHDVMDDDWSVSPVTRRLRDKAWTQLGTSGSGNHFVEFGAFTVTDDELGFPPGEYLALLSHSGSRGTGAMVCDTYSKRAMARRSNLPKELKHLAWLTLDEEDGQEYWNAMNLMGRYAAANHELIHKHIAKKVGARVMLDIENHHNFAWKEEHVVNGRKRELIVHRKGATPAGKGVLGIIPGSMATPGFVVRGKGKPESLNSASHGAGRVMSRSKALQTFTWSGTKKLLAERGVELLSSGLDEVPGVYKDIHSVMSAQTDLVEVLGRFDPKIVKMCPPGERAED; encoded by the coding sequence TTGAAAACCAAAGATCTCAGACTGCTCGGCGTGCCGGATGGCGAGCCGATGCAACACGCGCAGGACTTCATCCGGCGCTATATGGCGGAGGGCCACGAAGGCAGGCGCCTCGGTGAGGAAATTTTCCAAATCGTCGCCGACCCATCCGGCTATTTCCAAGACCCGTTGCGTGCCCCGCTGGCCCGTTCGGTTTATCGTCCCGCCTACACGCCGCGCGCGGAACTCGCTCCCTGGCGACAGTGGGGCGATGACCTGGAGGCGGATGCCGTGAGGCAGATGGCGAATTCGTGCGCCCTTCCCGTCGCGGTGGCGGGCGCGCTCATGTCGGACGCGCACCCCGGTTACGGCCTGCCCATCGGTGGCGTTCTTGCCACAGAAAATGCCGTGATTCCCTACGCCGTCGGTGTCGATATCGCCTGCCGGATGAAACTAACCGTTTACGACCGCAAGGCTGGCGTCATTGCCGGGCAGCGCGATCGTCTGGCGAACATCATCGAGAGCGAGACGAGGTTCGGCATCGGCTGCACCTTCAAGGACCGCCGGAACCACGATGTCATGGACGACGATTGGTCGGTTTCCCCGGTCACGAGGCGTCTGCGTGACAAGGCGTGGACGCAGCTCGGCACCAGCGGCAGCGGAAACCATTTCGTCGAGTTCGGCGCGTTCACCGTGACGGACGACGAACTGGGTTTTCCGCCGGGCGAATACCTGGCGTTGCTCAGCCACTCGGGATCGCGCGGAACCGGAGCGATGGTTTGCGATACCTACAGCAAGCGAGCGATGGCCCGCCGCTCGAACCTGCCGAAGGAACTCAAGCACCTGGCATGGCTCACGCTCGATGAGGAGGATGGGCAGGAATACTGGAACGCCATGAACCTGATGGGACGCTACGCCGCTGCGAACCATGAGCTCATCCACAAGCATATCGCGAAAAAAGTGGGCGCGCGCGTCATGCTCGACATCGAGAACCACCACAACTTCGCGTGGAAGGAGGAGCATGTCGTCAACGGCCGGAAGCGCGAACTCATCGTGCATCGCAAGGGAGCGACTCCGGCGGGGAAGGGGGTGTTGGGAATCATTCCCGGCTCCATGGCCACTCCCGGGTTCGTCGTCCGGGGCAAGGGGAAACCCGAGTCGCTGAACAGCGCGTCCCATGGCGCGGGACGCGTGATGAGCCGCAGCAAGGCGCTGCAAACATTTACCTGGAGCGGAACGAAAAAACTGCTCGCCGAGCGCGGAGTCGAACTCCTGTCCTCCGGACTGGACGAGGTTCCCGGTGTTTACAAGGACATCCACTCGGTCATGTCCGCGCAAACTGACTTGGTCGAAGTGCTCGGGAGATTCGATCCGAAGATCGTGAAAATGTGTCCGCCCGGAGAACGGGCGGAAGATTAG
- the ileS gene encoding isoleucine--tRNA ligase, with the protein MSAAPNYKDTLTLPQTTFPMRGDLVQNEPGRLERWENEGLYQKILGRRRAQNAPEFLLHDGPPFANGDVHMGTALNKLLKDLVVKSKTMAGFAAPFVPGWDCHGLPIEFKVVKETAGLEPAEIRRRCTEFALKYIDIQRGSFRRLGVFGDWKSPYLTMDPGYEANIVRVFAKLVENGSIYQAKKPVQWSYGAQTALAEAEVEYQDKESPAIFVKFPLVSGEFAGQASMVIWTTTPWTLPANLGIALHPEFTYVVGKFIKDDVVETFVIVRELIGAFTEKTGFALAETIKESKGREFEGLEAGHPFLDRTSKLILANFVTTDTGTGAVHIAPGHGADDYVAGQQNGLAVLSPVDNEGKFTEEVGVEELVGAHVFKSNGRIIEILTESGHLLGQEVYKHSYPHCWRSKTPIIFRAVEQFFISLETLRGQALTEIDKVEWLPSWGRNRIYGTVESRPDWCISRQRTWGVPLPVFFDEDGGTILSAELANKVADLFDKEGTNIWFEKSDAELAGLLGLPAGVKKCRDTLDVWIDSGCSHAAVLDAHPELHAPADLYLEATDQHRGWFQSSLMLSTGYRGAAPYKTVMTHGFVVDKDKKKISKSDAAKAGKPTDAAHFYNQYGADIVRLWVSSVDWQNEVPFGEDLFKQVAEPYRRLRNTLRILLGNLDGFKPVENPEYTLLDRWILERLHEVVAECRKAYDAYEFRKVFNSLNQFCTADLSAVYIDATKDRMYCDAADSPRRLAAQAAMHEIFTSIAKLLAPILAFTADEAWEHAGFTTGTVHEQDFPEPDAAFAPGDATARANRLFEIKYAIQTAIEGRIQAKEFTRNNEADVTLTIPADDAALLDLLNDRAFATEFFIIAGLTATVGDELSASARKTDLSLCPRCRKHEPLLESGLCERCDEVAG; encoded by the coding sequence ATGAGCGCAGCCCCGAATTACAAAGACACCCTGACTCTCCCGCAGACCACATTCCCGATGCGGGGAGACCTCGTGCAGAACGAACCCGGACGCCTCGAGCGCTGGGAAAACGAGGGGCTTTATCAAAAGATTCTGGGCCGCCGCCGCGCCCAGAACGCTCCGGAATTCCTCCTCCATGACGGCCCGCCGTTCGCGAACGGCGACGTCCACATGGGCACCGCCCTGAACAAGCTGCTCAAGGACCTGGTGGTGAAATCCAAGACCATGGCCGGTTTCGCCGCGCCATTCGTACCGGGCTGGGACTGTCACGGACTGCCGATCGAGTTCAAGGTGGTCAAGGAAACCGCCGGACTTGAGCCTGCGGAAATCCGCCGCCGCTGCACGGAATTCGCCCTGAAATACATCGACATCCAGCGCGGATCGTTCCGTCGTCTCGGGGTTTTCGGCGATTGGAAAAGCCCTTATCTCACGATGGACCCCGGCTACGAGGCCAACATCGTGCGCGTCTTCGCCAAGCTGGTGGAGAACGGCTCCATCTATCAGGCGAAGAAACCCGTCCAGTGGTCTTACGGCGCGCAGACCGCGCTCGCCGAGGCCGAGGTCGAGTATCAGGACAAGGAGAGCCCGGCCATCTTCGTGAAATTCCCGCTCGTCTCCGGCGAATTCGCCGGACAGGCGAGCATGGTCATCTGGACCACCACCCCTTGGACCCTTCCGGCGAACCTCGGCATCGCGCTGCACCCGGAGTTCACCTACGTCGTTGGAAAATTCATCAAGGACGACGTGGTCGAAACGTTCGTCATCGTTCGTGAGCTGATCGGAGCCTTCACGGAGAAAACCGGATTCGCCCTCGCGGAAACCATCAAGGAGAGCAAGGGCCGCGAGTTCGAAGGACTCGAAGCCGGGCACCCGTTCCTCGACCGCACGTCGAAGCTCATCCTCGCGAATTTCGTCACCACGGACACCGGCACCGGCGCGGTCCACATCGCCCCTGGTCACGGTGCGGACGACTACGTCGCCGGCCAGCAGAACGGCCTCGCAGTGCTCTCGCCCGTGGACAACGAAGGCAAGTTCACCGAAGAGGTCGGCGTTGAAGAACTCGTGGGAGCCCACGTTTTCAAATCGAACGGCCGCATCATCGAGATCCTGACCGAATCCGGCCACCTGCTCGGCCAGGAAGTCTACAAGCACTCCTATCCGCATTGCTGGCGCTCGAAAACACCGATCATCTTCCGCGCGGTGGAGCAGTTCTTCATCTCGCTCGAAACCCTGCGCGGACAGGCGCTCACGGAGATCGACAAGGTCGAGTGGCTGCCGTCCTGGGGGCGGAACCGCATCTACGGCACGGTCGAAAGCCGCCCGGACTGGTGCATCTCGCGCCAGCGCACCTGGGGTGTGCCGCTGCCCGTTTTCTTCGATGAGGATGGCGGAACCATCCTCTCCGCCGAACTGGCGAACAAGGTGGCGGACCTCTTCGACAAGGAAGGCACGAACATCTGGTTTGAGAAATCCGATGCCGAACTGGCCGGATTGCTGGGCCTGCCCGCCGGTGTGAAAAAATGCCGCGACACGCTCGACGTGTGGATCGACTCCGGCTGCTCGCATGCCGCCGTGCTCGACGCCCATCCGGAACTCCACGCGCCCGCCGATCTCTATCTGGAAGCCACCGACCAACACCGCGGCTGGTTCCAGAGCTCCCTGATGCTCAGCACGGGCTATCGCGGTGCGGCACCTTACAAGACGGTGATGACCCACGGCTTCGTGGTAGACAAGGACAAGAAGAAGATCTCCAAGTCCGACGCCGCGAAGGCCGGCAAGCCCACGGATGCCGCGCATTTCTACAACCAGTACGGAGCCGACATCGTGCGCCTCTGGGTGTCGTCGGTGGACTGGCAGAACGAGGTCCCGTTCGGCGAGGATCTCTTCAAGCAGGTCGCCGAGCCGTATCGCCGCCTGCGTAACACCCTGCGGATCCTGTTGGGAAATCTCGACGGCTTCAAACCGGTTGAAAATCCGGAATACACGCTGTTGGACCGTTGGATCCTGGAGCGCCTCCATGAGGTCGTGGCCGAATGCCGCAAGGCTTATGACGCTTACGAATTCCGCAAGGTCTTCAACTCGCTCAACCAGTTCTGCACCGCCGATCTTTCCGCCGTCTACATTGATGCGACAAAGGACCGCATGTATTGCGATGCGGCGGACTCGCCACGTCGTCTGGCGGCACAGGCCGCGATGCATGAGATCTTCACCAGCATCGCGAAACTGCTCGCCCCCATCCTCGCCTTCACCGCGGACGAGGCGTGGGAGCACGCCGGCTTCACCACCGGCACCGTGCACGAACAGGATTTCCCGGAACCCGACGCCGCGTTCGCCCCCGGCGATGCGACCGCGAGGGCCAACCGCCTTTTCGAAATCAAGTATGCCATCCAGACCGCGATCGAAGGACGCATCCAGGCCAAGGAGTTCACCCGCAACAACGAGGCGGATGTCACGCTGACGATCCCTGCGGACGACGCCGCTTTGCTGGATCTGCTCAATGACCGCGCGTTCGCCACCGAGTTCTTCATCATCGCCGGTCTGACCGCCACGGTGGGCGACGAAC